One window from the genome of Saimiri boliviensis isolate mSaiBol1 chromosome 2, mSaiBol1.pri, whole genome shotgun sequence encodes:
- the LOC120366381 gene encoding NUT family member 2G-like: MASNGAYPVLGPGMTENPGASMPVFMALPFATPALGPAHGPPLVTAAVPPGGPPVLSAFPRTPLVAGQDGQGLNWPGASNVLVQMRTEVGPVKAPEAQTLVLTQAPLVWQAPGTVCEGVACPPPRLLAAAPVVPAMAAQVFLGTQACEGGWSQGLPPPAPPPAPQPAPMTAPGNAGPWPQGAHGEGSLAPSQAKAPPDDSCNPKSVYENFRLWQRYKPLARRHLPQSPDTEALSCFFIPVLRSLARRKPSMTLEEGLWRAVREWQLKSNFDRMIYYEMAGKFLEFEAEEMQIQKSQWMKGPQCLPPPAPPRLEPQGPSAPQVVKQPVYLPSQDGPKAPPACLPPPSPQRPAETKAPEEMPPEVVQEYVDIMEELLGPPAGAMGQLKAQWEAGKAEQEEDGMLLDPGLLSYIDNLCSQKDFVTKVEAVIHPRFLEELLSPDPQLDFLALSQELEQEEGLTLAQVAEKRRLSLKEERCARAAPGHGTARLGSISSESAVGQGAERDVPGPQQGVSVETCPPQMAARDPQGRGRARTGMARSKNPVVLLERLDSRRLRAARPYSPPQDHRPACPGVGTKDTWSLPGASPVNGSPRPSKGSSEEEREIPGVVSVVGTNYRLRPWKLSQSPVPASGLLSPEGRGPQGALQSQSAKRRGLSPAATHATKSKKRALFGGPSPAERSPHLGPGLRVSGAQSPARGLGGPSQSLKRKGDPWLSKRKKKQHRSQ, encoded by the exons ATGGCTTCAAATGGAG CATACCCAGTGCTGGGACCGGGCATGACAGAGAACCCTGGCGCCTCCATGCCAGTTTTCATGGCTCTGCCCTTCGCCACACCTGCTCTCGGCCCAGCACACGGGCCGCCCCTCGTGACTGCAGCGGTTCCTCCAGGCGGCCCTCCGGTGCTGTCTGCCTTCCCCAGGACCCCTCTGGTGGCAGGACAGGATGGCCAAGGCCTGAATTGGCCCGGGGCTTCCAACGTCCTTGTCCAGATGAGGACAGAAGTGGGGCCTGTGAAGGCCCCTGAGGCACAGACCTTGGTCCTAACTCAGGCCCCCCTTGTCTGGCAGGCTCCAGGCACCGTCTGTGAGGGGGTCGCATGTCCACCTCCCCGACTCCTGGCAGCAGCCCCTGTGGTGCCCGCTATGGCTGCCCAGGTCTTTTTGGGCACCCAGGCCTGCGAGGGAGGCTGGTCCCAGGGCCTTCCTCCTCCAGCACCACCACCGGCTCCCCAGCCGGCCCCGATGACGGCTCCAGGGAACGCTGGTCCATGGCCACAAGGGGCTCATGGAGAGGgcagcctggctccctcccagGCCAAGGCCCCGCCGGACGACTCCTGCAACCCCAAGAGCGTGTATGAGAACTTCCGACTCTGGCAGCGCTACAAGCCCCTGGCCCGGAGGCACCTTCCCCAGAGTCCGGACACGGAAGCGCTTTCCTGCTTCTTCAT CCCAGTTCTCAGATCCCTGGCCCGGCGGAAGCCCAGCATGACCCTGGAGGAGGGACTGTGGCGGGCCGTGCGGGAATGGCAGCTCAAGAGCAACTTTGACCGGATGATCTACTACGAGATGGCGGGAAA GttcctggagtttgaggctgaggaGATGCAGATTCAGAAGTCGCAGTGGATGAAGGGGCCCCAgtgcctgcctcctccagccccgCCGAGGCTTGAACCTCAAGGACCATCGGCCCCTCAGGTGGTCAAGCAGCCAG tgtACCTTCCCAGCCAGGACGGCCCCAAGGccccgcctgcctgcctgccgcCACCCAGTCCCCAGCGGCCAGCAGAGACCAAGGCCCCGGAGGAGATGCCCCCTGAAGTGGTGCAGGAGTATGTAGACATCATGGAGGAGCTGCTGGGGCCTCCCGCTGGGGCCATGGGGCAGCTCAAGGCACAATGGGAAGCGGGCAAAGCAGAGCAGGAAGAGGACGGGATGCTTCTAGACCCAGGCCTCCTGAGCTACATTGACAATCTGTGTTCCCAGAAAGACTTCGTCACCAAG GTGGAGGCCGTCATCCACCCCCGATTCCTGGAAGAATTGCTTTCCCCAGATCCACAGCTGGATTTCCTGGCCCTAAGCcaggagctggagcaggaggaagggctCACCCTTGCCCAG GTAGCAGAGAAGCGCCGCCTGTCCTTGAAGGAGGAACGGTGTGCCAGGGCAGCCCCTGGTCATGGCACTGCCCGGTTGGGCTCAATCTCTTCTGAGTCTGCAGTGGGCCAAGGAGCAGAGAGAGATGTCCCTGGGCCCCAGCAAGGGGTCAGCGTGGAAACCTGCCCACCCCAGATGGCTGCCCGGGACCCTCAGGGACGAGGCAGAGCACGCACTGGCATGGCCAG GTCCAAAAACCCTGTGGTGCTTTTGGAGAGGCTGGATTCCCGCAGGCTGAGGGCTGCCCGGCCATACTCTCCTCCCCAGGACCATAGACCCGCCTGCCCAGGTGTGGGGACCAAGGACACCTGGAGTCTCCCTGGAGCCTCTCCTGTCAATGGGTCACCCAGGCCGTCGAAGGGGTCAagtgaggaggagagggaaatCCCTGGTGTGGTTTCTGTCGTGGGTACCAACTACAGGCTGCGGCCCTGGAAGCTGTCCCAGAGCCCTGTCCCTGCCTCGGGCCTTCTCAGCCCAGAAGGGCGGGGACCCCAGGGAGCTCTTCAGTCCCAATCTGCAAAGAGAAGAGGCCTCAGCCCAGCAGCCACTCATGCCACCAAGTCCAAGAAGCGAGCTCTCTTCGGAGGCCCATCCCCTGCTGAACGTTCACCCCACCTAGGGCCTGGGCTCAGAGTCTCTGGGGCACAATCCCCAGCTCGGGGGCTGGGTGGCCCCTCACAGTCCCTAAAGAGAAAGGGTGACCCCTGGCTctctaagaggaagaaaaagcagcacCGCAGCCAGTAG